A single Venturia canescens isolate UGA chromosome 1, ASM1945775v1, whole genome shotgun sequence DNA region contains:
- the LOC122415906 gene encoding uncharacterized protein gives MRNRSSDESDDSENADPAEKKLWCRSRKVDSLNWNINRELFVAHVATEQKTTSPHPASGQKSDAVKSVKSKASKEPKPRSKLRDRATLLCGKSKTPKDPNSSKPQPKLKGKTTSICRGRQTNSQKASFWCCCKQSDKSADSAPSKSKKNKKRKKIKKTNEIAVGENESRGIQVQEEKFIEKKHDELREGENERVQKLRDDEKTLKFHDHKEIHSERTQETSPPQHIGIPDQTRFERPNKEIVREKPDPNVEISPLVTAGTSVDRTKTCCYLCAQNATVIREALETLITPKRIERRTDTKSTQVAEKYRVKTKPEPIETFERSTAYTRSDLPNERKKSRIKKCKISKYIRNVFTGESVGARDATPSIRTRQTVCCRNNCRFAN, from the coding sequence ATGAGAAATCGCTCGTCCGACGAGTCCGATGATTCCGAAAATGCCGATCCagcagagaaaaaattatggtGCAGGAGCCGCAAAGTGGATTCGTTAAATTGGAACATCAACCGCGAACTGTTCGTAGCTCACGTGGCCACAGAGCAGAAAACCACAAGTCCTCATCCCGCGAGTGGTCAAAAAAGTGACGCTGTGAAATCAGTTAAATCGAAAGCCTCGAAGGAGCCCAAACCCAGATCAAAATTAAGGGACAGAGCCACTTTGCTCTGCGGGAAATCTAAAACCCCGAAAGATCCCAATTCTTCGAAGCCCCAACCAAAATTGAAGGGCAAAACCACTTCGATCTGTAGAGGACGTCAAACAAATTCCCAAAAAGCTTCCTTCTGGTGTTGTTGCAAACAAAGTGACAAGAGCGCAGACTCTGCGCCCTCAaagtcgaagaaaaataaaaaacgaaaaaaaattaagaaaacgaatgaaattgcaGTCGGAGAAAACGAATCGAGAGGAATACAAGTACAAgaggaaaaattcattgaaaaaaaacacgatgaaTTACGCGAAGGGGAAAACGAACGCGTCCAGAAACTTCGTGACGACGAAAagactttgaaatttcatgatcacaaagaaattcattccgaaAGAACTCAGGAAACTTCTCCTCCACAACACATCGGGATTCCCGATCAAACGCGTTTCGAAAGGCCCAATAAGGAAATAGTTCGGGAAAAACCTGATCCAAACGTCGAAATTTCGCCGCTGGTAACTGCAGGCACATCCGTAGACAGAACGAAAACCTGCTGCTATCTCTGCGCCCAAAACGCTACGGTCATTCGTGAAGCCCTCGAAACGTTGATTACACCAAAACGTATTGAGCGCAGAACCGACACCAAAAGCACACAAGTGGCGGAAAAGTATCGTGTGAAAACGAAACCAGAACCGATCGAAACTTTCGAGCGTAGCACCGCGTACACGCGATCTGATCTGCCGAACGAACGCAAAAAAAGTCGAATAAAAAAGTGCAAAATATCGAAGTACATCAGAAACGTGTTTACGGGAGAATCGGTCGGTGCGCGCGATGCTACTCCGTCGATAAGAACCAGGCAAACGGTCTGTTGCAGAAATAACTGTCGATTCGCCAATTGA